Genomic DNA from Candidatus Eisenbacteria bacterium:
CGCAAAGCTGCGTCCCGCCTTCTCGACGTCATCGGCCGGCAAGGGTGTAGGCCAAAGCGGCTATGGCCGCAGAGCACGGAATCGTTAAAAGCCAGGCCCAGACGATTCGCCCGGCCACTCCCCATCGCACCGCGCTCAACCGCTTCAGCGAACCCACTCCCATGATGGCGCCGGTAATCGTGTGTGTGGTGCTCACCGGTATCCCAAACATCGAAGCCGTGAACAACATGATGGCCGCGCCCGACTCGGCGCAGAATCCATCCACGGGTCTGAGTTTGGCCACCTTCTGTCCCATCGTCTTGACTATGCGCCATCCGCCAAACATGGTCCCCAGCGCAATGGCGGCATGGCACGCAATCACGTTCCAGAACGGGATGTGAAACTTGTCGCCGAGCAGTCCCGCGCTGAAGAGAAGACTTGCGATGATGCCCATCGTCTTCTGCGCGTCGTTGCCGCCGTGTCCCAGGCTGTAGAGCGCCGCCGACACCAGTTGTCCCTTTCGGAAAATGTGGTCTACCTTCCGCGGGCTGCTTCGCCGAAATATCCAGTAGACGGCAGTGCCCAGCCCGAGCCCGAAAACCAATCCCGCAATCGGGGAGACGAATATGAATATCACGGTCTTCAAGATGCCGCGCAGTACGAGCGCACCGGGCCCAGCCTTCACCAACGCGGCGCCCATCATTCCGCCGATGAGCGCGTGCGAGGAACTCGTGGGCAGGCCGAAATACCACGTGATGAGATTCCAACCGCAGGCGCCCACGAGCGCGCCGAATATGATGCGCTGGTCCACGATGGATATGTCGATGATTCCCTTGCCCATCGTGTTGGCGACGTGCAGCCCGAGGAAGAGGAAGGCGACAAAATTGAAAAAGGCGGCCCAGACGACCGCGTAGCGCGGCGAGAGCACACGCGTCGAAACGACGGTGGCGATGGAATTGGCGGAATCGTGAAAGCCGTTCAGAAAATCGAAGGTAAGCGCGAGCCCTATCAGCAAGACAATGCTTAACGTCATAGGTCAGGCTTGTTTCACGAGTATGGACTGCACCACGTGGACAACGTCCTCGCAGATATCGAGGACCGTTTCTGAATCCTCGTAGATTTCTTTCCACTTGATCACGAAGATGGGGTCCTTTTCAGTCTCGAAGAGCTCTTCGAGCACGGTATCCCTCATCGCGTCGCCGACGTTTTCAAGCCTGTTGACCTCGACGCAGGCTTCCGAGACGGACTTGTGGTGTTTGAGATTACGCAATCCCTTGACCGCGCAGGACACGGAGCGGACCGAGTCGCATATCACCTCGGCAAACTCCACGAGATGCTTGTTGACGCCCGCGAGCTTGTAAACCGCGAGGCGATTCACAATCGTGTAGATCATGTCGATGACGTCGTCCAACTCCTTCGCCAAGGCGTGAATGTCCTCTCGGTCGAACGGCGTGATAAAGGTCTTGTTCAACTGCTCAAGAATGGCGTGCGTGACCTCGTCCGCCTGACGCTCAATCTCATGCATGCTCTGGACCGCCTCTTGATTCGCCGTTCCAGTCGAAGTGATCTCTTTGAGGAGGGCGCCGGCAGCCACGGCATAATCCGCTTGCTTGTCGAAGAGGTCAAAGAAATTGGAAGATTTAGGCAAGAATGCTAGAACCATATGGGTCACCTCTTACCCTTGTTCGTCCCTTCCGTTGCGGGCTTCCCGCGTCCCGGGACGAAACAGCCGAAAGCAGACACGAATCAACTGTTGCCAGCGAACGCTCGGCCAGAACGTAACATCATAGAAGCGCGAAAGGCAAATGGCAAGAGAATACGACGGGCATCTTTTGAGGCTGCGATTTGGTGGAGCTGACGGGGATCGAACCCGTGACCCCTTGACTGCCAGTCAAGTACTCTCCCAACTGAGCTACAGCCCCACCCGAGGATGGTCGTGCATGATTGTCTGCTGCATATTCTAGTGTGAAAGCTCGTGCGCGTCAACGCTTAAAGAGAGAGCGCAAGCTCCGGAAAGCAGCGTGGGCAGCAAAGAAACTCTTGACGGCGCCCGGTCGAAGTGGATATTGTTATTGAGTTTTGGTCGGGTGCGGGGGCCG
This window encodes:
- a CDS encoding DUF47 family protein; the encoded protein is MVLAFLPKSSNFFDLFDKQADYAVAAGALLKEITSTGTANQEAVQSMHEIERQADEVTHAILEQLNKTFITPFDREDIHALAKELDDVIDMIYTIVNRLAVYKLAGVNKHLVEFAEVICDSVRSVSCAVKGLRNLKHHKSVSEACVEVNRLENVGDAMRDTVLEELFETEKDPIFVIKWKEIYEDSETVLDICEDVVHVVQSILVKQA
- a CDS encoding inorganic phosphate transporter, whose protein sequence is MTLSIVLLIGLALTFDFLNGFHDSANSIATVVSTRVLSPRYAVVWAAFFNFVAFLFLGLHVANTMGKGIIDISIVDQRIIFGALVGACGWNLITWYFGLPTSSSHALIGGMMGAALVKAGPGALVLRGILKTVIFIFVSPIAGLVFGLGLGTAVYWIFRRSSPRKVDHIFRKGQLVSAALYSLGHGGNDAQKTMGIIASLLFSAGLLGDKFHIPFWNVIACHAAIALGTMFGGWRIVKTMGQKVAKLRPVDGFCAESGAAIMLFTASMFGIPVSTTHTITGAIMGVGSLKRLSAVRWGVAGRIVWAWLLTIPCSAAIAALAYTLAGR